The following proteins are encoded in a genomic region of Liolophura sinensis isolate JHLJ2023 chromosome 7, CUHK_Ljap_v2, whole genome shotgun sequence:
- the LOC135471854 gene encoding intraflagellar transport protein 122 homolog isoform X4 produces the protein MRAVPTWLDQVHDREKVEQCIWDLCFKPDGSQVVVAAGNRVLVYDATDGTLIQPLKGHKDTVYCVTYARDGKRFASGSADKSVIIWTSKLEGILKYTHNDAIQCMAYNPISHQLASCACTDFGLWSPEQKSVNKHKVGARITSCSWTNDGQYLALGLFTGFVTIRNKSGEEKVKIERPGGPVWSISWNPSKDEAYDVLAVADWGQKLSFYQLSGKQIGKDRVLGCDPTCVNWFSKGEYVVVAGSNKQCCLHTKEGVRLGTIGDQNSWVWCAAVKPDSNYVAIGCQDGTIAYYQLIFSTVHGLYKDRYAFRDNMTDIIIQHLITEQKVRIKCRDLVKKIAIYKHRLAVQLPDKIVVYELYSNDSEDMHYKVREKINKKYDCNLLVVCSNHIVLCQERKLQCLSFQGAREREWTMESLIRYIKVIGGPAGREGLLVGLKNGQILKIFVDNAFPIALLKQNTAIRCLDLSSSRTKLAVVDENNTCLVYDLTSKDLLFQEPNANSVAWNTHCEDMLCFSGNGILNIKASNFPVHQQKLQGFVVGFSGSKIFCLHVYAMSSVEVPQSASMYQYLEKKLFKEAYNVACLGVTDGDWEALAHDALEGLDFVTAKKAFIRIRDLRYLELIHSIEERRKRGENDNMVFLADVYAYQGKFQEAAKLYKRAGQEQKALNMYTDLRMFDYAKEFIGSGDPLDKKMLISKQADWAKSSNEPKAAAEMYISAGEYIKAIDIIGDHGWADMLIDVARRLDKADRESLIKCATYLKNLEQYGYAAEVYNKMGDIKSLIKLHVEARHWDDAFTLVEKHTEYKNDVYIPYAQWLAENDRFEEAQQAFHKAGLQAEAVKVLEQLTHNAVMESRFSDAGYYFWKLSMQCLDIADQDSSKKEEMLHMFADFQRKAELYYVYHSIQRYTDEPFTSNLPEALFNMSRYLIHSDAMAFQAPHGVSKVATLYALAKQSKHLGAYKLARYAFEKMQSLRIPVRFQEAIDLGSISIRSKPFHDGEDLLPLCYRCSTTNPLLNNNGNQCINCRQPFVHSFVSFEVLPLVEFVLEDGISDVEAVQILDMSIPKPKKEFSSPWQETKMNNFQSLRIGDEPEGSDTDDPFTARLMTFEGGSDFTPVVVNRAVLQTMNRGEVYILKWNKPLRYQYFKSLLPDVSITKCSYCNKMFHTDDFELQYLQKGYCPFCRSSCED, from the exons ATGAGGGCTGTACCAACCTGGCTTGATCAAGTCCACGATAGGGAGAAAGTAGAACAATG catttggGATCTGTGTTTCAAACCAGACGGAAGCCAGGTTGTGGTCGCTGCTGGTAACCGGGTTCTGGTGTATGATGCAACAGATGGAACGCTCATTCAACCTCTGAAGGGACACAAAGATACAGTTTATTGTGTAACTTATGCCAGAGATGGAAAGCGTTTTGCTTCAGGCTCTGCTGACAAGAGCGTTATAATCTGGACAAGTAAACTGGAAGGAATCTTGAAATACAC ccATAATGATGCAATACAGTGTATGGCGTACAACCCAATCAGCCACCAGTTAGCCAGCTGTGCATGTACTGATTTTG GCCTTTGGTCACCTGAACAAAAGTCTGTAAACAAACACAAGGTTGGAGCACGGATAACAAGCTGCAGTTGGACAAATGATGGGCAGTACCTAGCCTTGGGATTGTTCACAGGGTTTGTGACCATCAGAAATAAG TCCGGGGAGGAGAAGGTGAAGATTGAGCGGCCTGGTGGTCCTGTATGGTCCATATCCTGGAACCCAAGCAA AGATGAGGCTTATGATGTTTTGGCAGTGGCAGATTGGGGACAGAAACTGTCGTTTTATCAGCTCTCTGGAAAGCAG ATTGGCAAAGACCGGGTGCTGGGGTGTGATCCTACCTGTGTGAACTGGTTTTCTAAAGGAGAGTATGTCGTTGTGGCAGGAAGTAACAAACAGTGCTGTTTGCATACCAAGGAGGGGGTTAGGCTGGGCACCATTGGAGACCAGAACTCTTGGGTGTGGTGTGCTGCTGTCAAGCCAGATTCCAACTATGTG GCTATTGGTTGCCAAGATGGGACAATTGCGTATTATCAGCTGATTTTCAGTACAGTCCATGGACTTTACAAAGACAGATATGCCTTCAGGGATAACATGACAGATATAATTATTCAGCATCTTATAACAGAacagaaag TGAGAATCAAGTGCAGAGATTTAGTGAAGAAAATTGCCATCTACAAGCACAGACTAGCG GTCCAACTGCCTGACAAAATTGTTGTGTATGAGCTATACTCTAATGACTCAGAAGACATGCATTACAAAGTGAGGGAGAAGATCAACAAGAAGTACGACTGTAATCTGCTGGTGGTATGCTCAAATCACATCGTACTTTGCCAG GAGAGGAAGTTGCAGTGTTTATCTTTCCAAGGAGCAAGAGAGCGAGAATGGACCATGGAGTCTCTGATTCGCTACATCAAAGTGATAGGTGGACCAGCTGGGCGTGAGGGACTGCTTGTGGGTCTCAAAAACGGACAG ATTCTGAAGATATTTGTAGACAATGCCTTCCCTATTGCTTTGttgaaacaaaacacagcaaTTAGGTGTCTAGACCTGAGCTCTAGCAGAACCAAGTTAGCAGTCGTAGATGAAAACAACACCTGTTTGGTTTACGATCTCACATCCAAGGATCTGCTCTTTCAG GAGCCAAATGCAAACAGTGTAGCATGGAATACTCACTGTGAAGACATGCTGTGCTTCTCTGGCAATGGAATTCTCAATATCAAGGCCAGCAATTTTCCGGTGCATCAGCAGAAGTTACAG GGCTTCGTTGTGGGATTTAGTGGCTCTAAAATATTCTGCTTGCACGTATACGCCATGTCTTCTGTTGAAGTTCCGCAGTCTGCTTCAATGTATCAGTACTTGGAGAAAAAACTCTTCAA AGAGGCGTACAATGTAGCCTGCCTAGGTGTGACAGATGGAGACTGGGAAGCCTTAGCTCACGATGCACTAGAGGGGCTAGACTTTGTTACAGCAAAGAAGGCTTTCATTCGCATCAGAGACCTGAGATATCTTGAGCTTATTCACTCCATTGAG GAGAGAAGAAAAAGGGGAGAAAACGACAACATGGTTTTCCTGGCTGATGTATATGCTTACCAAGGAAAGTTCCAAGAGGCAGCAAAACTCTACAAGAGAGCTGGACAGGAGCAGAAGGCTCTCAATATGTACACAGATCTACGTATGTTTGACTATGCAAAG GAGTTCATTGGCTCGGGTGATCCTTTGGATAAGAAGATGTTAATTTCAAAGCAAGCAGATTGGGCAAAGAGCAGCAATGAACCAAAGGCTGCTGCAGAAATGTACATATCAGCAGGAGAGTACATAAAGGCCATTGACATCATCGGAGACCATGGTTGGGCAGACAT GTTAATTGATGTTGCCCGTCGGCTGGATAAGGCTGACCGAGAGTCTCTAATAAAGTGTGCCACTTACCTGAAAAACTTAGAGCAGTATGGTTATGCAGCAGAAGTGTATAACAAAATGGGAGACATAAAGTCCCTCATAAAGCTTCATGTGGAGGCCAGGCATTGGGATGAT GCCTTCACTTTGGTAGAGAAGCATACTGAGTACAAGAATGATGTGTACATCCCATATGCTCAGTGGCTGGCAGAAAATGATCGCTTTGAGGAGGCTCAACAAG CATTCCACAAGGCAGGTCTTCAGGCAGAGGCTGTGAAGGTGCTGGAGCAGCTGACACACAACGCTGTGATGGAGAGTCGCTTCAGCGATGCAGGCTACTACTTCTGGAAGCTCTCTATGCAGTGCTTGGACATTGCTGATC AGGATTCGTCCAAGAAGGAAGAGATGCTACATATGTTTGCAGACTTCCAGCGGAAAGCAGAGTTGTATTATGTTTATCATTCCATACAGAGATACACA GATGAGCCCTTCACATCAAACCTCCCAGAGGCCCTCTTCAATATGTCCAGGTATCTCATTCACAGTGACGCCATGGCATTCCAAGCCCCTCATGGAGTGTCCAAAGT AGCTACATTGTATGCACTCGCCAAGCAGAGCAAACATCTGGGTGCCTACAAGCTGGCCAGGTATGCTTTTGAAAAAATGCAGTCACTAAGGATTCCAGTGAGGTTCCAGGAAGCCATTGACCTTGGGAGTATATCTATACGGTCCAAGCCTTTTCATGATGGTGAA GACTTGTTACCACTGTGTTACCGCTGCTCTACAACCAATCCACTTCTGAATAACAATGGCAATCAGTGCATCAACTGTAGACAGCCATTTGTGCACTCCTTTGTCTCATTTG AGGTGCTGCCGTTGGTTGAATTTGTCTTGGAAGATGGAATCTCTGATGTAGAAGCAGTTCAGATCCTGGATATGTCCATTCCTAAGCCCAAGAAAGAGTTTTCCTCGCCATGGCAGGAAACCAAAATGAACA ATTTTCAGTCCTTGAGAATTGGAGATGAACCAGAGGGGTCGGACACTGATGATCCTTTCACTGCTCGACTAATGACTTTTGAG GGTGGATCTGATTTCACCCCGGTGGTCGTCAACAGAGCTGTCCTACAGACCATGAACAGGGGAGAAGTATACATCTTGAAGTGGAATAAGCCTTTGAGATACCAGTATTTCAAGTCTCTACTACCAGATGTTTCCATAACAAAGTGCTCATACTGTAATAAG ATGTTCCACACAGACGATTTTGAGCTGCAGTACTTGCAGAAGGGCTACTGTCCATTCTGTAGGAGTTCATGTGAAGATTGA
- the LOC135471854 gene encoding intraflagellar transport protein 122 homolog isoform X1, with product MRAVPTWLDQVHDREKVEQCIWDLCFKPDGSQVVVAAGNRVLVYDATDGTLIQPLKGHKDTVYCVTYARDGKRFASGSADKSVIIWTSKLEGILKYTHNDAIQCMAYNPISHQLASCACTDFGLWSPEQKSVNKHKVGARITSCSWTNDGQYLALGLFTGFVTIRNKSGEEKVKIERPGGPVWSISWNPSNCMYGKSRNCRDEAYDVLAVADWGQKLSFYQLSGKQIGKDRVLGCDPTCVNWFSKGEYVVVAGSNKQCCLHTKEGVRLGTIGDQNSWVWCAAVKPDSNYVAIGCQDGTIAYYQLIFSTVHGLYKDRYAFRDNMTDIIIQHLITEQKVRIKCRDLVKKIAIYKHRLAVQLPDKIVVYELYSNDSEDMHYKVREKINKKYDCNLLVVCSNHIVLCQERKLQCLSFQGAREREWTMESLIRYIKVIGGPAGREGLLVGLKNGQILKIFVDNAFPIALLKQNTAIRCLDLSSSRTKLAVVDENNTCLVYDLTSKDLLFQEPNANSVAWNTHCEDMLCFSGNGILNIKASNFPVHQQKLQGFVVGFSGSKIFCLHVYAMSSVEVPQSASMYQYLEKKLFKEAYNVACLGVTDGDWEALAHDALEGLDFVTAKKAFIRIRDLRYLELIHSIEERRKRGENDNMVFLADVYAYQGKFQEAAKLYKRAGQEQKALNMYTDLRMFDYAKEFIGSGDPLDKKMLISKQADWAKSSNEPKAAAEMYISAGEYIKAIDIIGDHGWADMLIDVARRLDKADRESLIKCATYLKNLEQYGYAAEVYNKMGDIKSLIKLHVEARHWDDAFTLVEKHTEYKNDVYIPYAQWLAENDRFEEAQQAFHKAGLQAEAVKVLEQLTHNAVMESRFSDAGYYFWKLSMQCLDIADQDSSKKEEMLHMFADFQRKAELYYVYHSIQRYTDEPFTSNLPEALFNMSRYLIHSDAMAFQAPHGVSKVATLYALAKQSKHLGAYKLARYAFEKMQSLRIPVRFQEAIDLGSISIRSKPFHDGEDLLPLCYRCSTTNPLLNNNGNQCINCRQPFVHSFVSFEVLPLVEFVLEDGISDVEAVQILDMSIPKPKKEFSSPWQETKMNNFQSLRIGDEPEGSDTDDPFTARLMTFEQGGSDFTPVVVNRAVLQTMNRGEVYILKWNKPLRYQYFKSLLPDVSITKCSYCNKMFHTDDFELQYLQKGYCPFCRSSCED from the exons ATGAGGGCTGTACCAACCTGGCTTGATCAAGTCCACGATAGGGAGAAAGTAGAACAATG catttggGATCTGTGTTTCAAACCAGACGGAAGCCAGGTTGTGGTCGCTGCTGGTAACCGGGTTCTGGTGTATGATGCAACAGATGGAACGCTCATTCAACCTCTGAAGGGACACAAAGATACAGTTTATTGTGTAACTTATGCCAGAGATGGAAAGCGTTTTGCTTCAGGCTCTGCTGACAAGAGCGTTATAATCTGGACAAGTAAACTGGAAGGAATCTTGAAATACAC ccATAATGATGCAATACAGTGTATGGCGTACAACCCAATCAGCCACCAGTTAGCCAGCTGTGCATGTACTGATTTTG GCCTTTGGTCACCTGAACAAAAGTCTGTAAACAAACACAAGGTTGGAGCACGGATAACAAGCTGCAGTTGGACAAATGATGGGCAGTACCTAGCCTTGGGATTGTTCACAGGGTTTGTGACCATCAGAAATAAG TCCGGGGAGGAGAAGGTGAAGATTGAGCGGCCTGGTGGTCCTGTATGGTCCATATCCTGGAACCCAAGCAA TTGTATGTATGGAAAATCTCGAAACTGCAG AGATGAGGCTTATGATGTTTTGGCAGTGGCAGATTGGGGACAGAAACTGTCGTTTTATCAGCTCTCTGGAAAGCAG ATTGGCAAAGACCGGGTGCTGGGGTGTGATCCTACCTGTGTGAACTGGTTTTCTAAAGGAGAGTATGTCGTTGTGGCAGGAAGTAACAAACAGTGCTGTTTGCATACCAAGGAGGGGGTTAGGCTGGGCACCATTGGAGACCAGAACTCTTGGGTGTGGTGTGCTGCTGTCAAGCCAGATTCCAACTATGTG GCTATTGGTTGCCAAGATGGGACAATTGCGTATTATCAGCTGATTTTCAGTACAGTCCATGGACTTTACAAAGACAGATATGCCTTCAGGGATAACATGACAGATATAATTATTCAGCATCTTATAACAGAacagaaag TGAGAATCAAGTGCAGAGATTTAGTGAAGAAAATTGCCATCTACAAGCACAGACTAGCG GTCCAACTGCCTGACAAAATTGTTGTGTATGAGCTATACTCTAATGACTCAGAAGACATGCATTACAAAGTGAGGGAGAAGATCAACAAGAAGTACGACTGTAATCTGCTGGTGGTATGCTCAAATCACATCGTACTTTGCCAG GAGAGGAAGTTGCAGTGTTTATCTTTCCAAGGAGCAAGAGAGCGAGAATGGACCATGGAGTCTCTGATTCGCTACATCAAAGTGATAGGTGGACCAGCTGGGCGTGAGGGACTGCTTGTGGGTCTCAAAAACGGACAG ATTCTGAAGATATTTGTAGACAATGCCTTCCCTATTGCTTTGttgaaacaaaacacagcaaTTAGGTGTCTAGACCTGAGCTCTAGCAGAACCAAGTTAGCAGTCGTAGATGAAAACAACACCTGTTTGGTTTACGATCTCACATCCAAGGATCTGCTCTTTCAG GAGCCAAATGCAAACAGTGTAGCATGGAATACTCACTGTGAAGACATGCTGTGCTTCTCTGGCAATGGAATTCTCAATATCAAGGCCAGCAATTTTCCGGTGCATCAGCAGAAGTTACAG GGCTTCGTTGTGGGATTTAGTGGCTCTAAAATATTCTGCTTGCACGTATACGCCATGTCTTCTGTTGAAGTTCCGCAGTCTGCTTCAATGTATCAGTACTTGGAGAAAAAACTCTTCAA AGAGGCGTACAATGTAGCCTGCCTAGGTGTGACAGATGGAGACTGGGAAGCCTTAGCTCACGATGCACTAGAGGGGCTAGACTTTGTTACAGCAAAGAAGGCTTTCATTCGCATCAGAGACCTGAGATATCTTGAGCTTATTCACTCCATTGAG GAGAGAAGAAAAAGGGGAGAAAACGACAACATGGTTTTCCTGGCTGATGTATATGCTTACCAAGGAAAGTTCCAAGAGGCAGCAAAACTCTACAAGAGAGCTGGACAGGAGCAGAAGGCTCTCAATATGTACACAGATCTACGTATGTTTGACTATGCAAAG GAGTTCATTGGCTCGGGTGATCCTTTGGATAAGAAGATGTTAATTTCAAAGCAAGCAGATTGGGCAAAGAGCAGCAATGAACCAAAGGCTGCTGCAGAAATGTACATATCAGCAGGAGAGTACATAAAGGCCATTGACATCATCGGAGACCATGGTTGGGCAGACAT GTTAATTGATGTTGCCCGTCGGCTGGATAAGGCTGACCGAGAGTCTCTAATAAAGTGTGCCACTTACCTGAAAAACTTAGAGCAGTATGGTTATGCAGCAGAAGTGTATAACAAAATGGGAGACATAAAGTCCCTCATAAAGCTTCATGTGGAGGCCAGGCATTGGGATGAT GCCTTCACTTTGGTAGAGAAGCATACTGAGTACAAGAATGATGTGTACATCCCATATGCTCAGTGGCTGGCAGAAAATGATCGCTTTGAGGAGGCTCAACAAG CATTCCACAAGGCAGGTCTTCAGGCAGAGGCTGTGAAGGTGCTGGAGCAGCTGACACACAACGCTGTGATGGAGAGTCGCTTCAGCGATGCAGGCTACTACTTCTGGAAGCTCTCTATGCAGTGCTTGGACATTGCTGATC AGGATTCGTCCAAGAAGGAAGAGATGCTACATATGTTTGCAGACTTCCAGCGGAAAGCAGAGTTGTATTATGTTTATCATTCCATACAGAGATACACA GATGAGCCCTTCACATCAAACCTCCCAGAGGCCCTCTTCAATATGTCCAGGTATCTCATTCACAGTGACGCCATGGCATTCCAAGCCCCTCATGGAGTGTCCAAAGT AGCTACATTGTATGCACTCGCCAAGCAGAGCAAACATCTGGGTGCCTACAAGCTGGCCAGGTATGCTTTTGAAAAAATGCAGTCACTAAGGATTCCAGTGAGGTTCCAGGAAGCCATTGACCTTGGGAGTATATCTATACGGTCCAAGCCTTTTCATGATGGTGAA GACTTGTTACCACTGTGTTACCGCTGCTCTACAACCAATCCACTTCTGAATAACAATGGCAATCAGTGCATCAACTGTAGACAGCCATTTGTGCACTCCTTTGTCTCATTTG AGGTGCTGCCGTTGGTTGAATTTGTCTTGGAAGATGGAATCTCTGATGTAGAAGCAGTTCAGATCCTGGATATGTCCATTCCTAAGCCCAAGAAAGAGTTTTCCTCGCCATGGCAGGAAACCAAAATGAACA ATTTTCAGTCCTTGAGAATTGGAGATGAACCAGAGGGGTCGGACACTGATGATCCTTTCACTGCTCGACTAATGACTTTTGAG CAGGGTGGATCTGATTTCACCCCGGTGGTCGTCAACAGAGCTGTCCTACAGACCATGAACAGGGGAGAAGTATACATCTTGAAGTGGAATAAGCCTTTGAGATACCAGTATTTCAAGTCTCTACTACCAGATGTTTCCATAACAAAGTGCTCATACTGTAATAAG ATGTTCCACACAGACGATTTTGAGCTGCAGTACTTGCAGAAGGGCTACTGTCCATTCTGTAGGAGTTCATGTGAAGATTGA
- the LOC135471854 gene encoding intraflagellar transport protein 122 homolog isoform X3 — protein sequence MRAVPTWLDQVHDREKVEQCIWDLCFKPDGSQVVVAAGNRVLVYDATDGTLIQPLKGHKDTVYCVTYARDGKRFASGSADKSVIIWTSKLEGILKYTHNDAIQCMAYNPISHQLASCACTDFGLWSPEQKSVNKHKVGARITSCSWTNDGQYLALGLFTGFVTIRNKSGEEKVKIERPGGPVWSISWNPSKDEAYDVLAVADWGQKLSFYQLSGKQIGKDRVLGCDPTCVNWFSKGEYVVVAGSNKQCCLHTKEGVRLGTIGDQNSWVWCAAVKPDSNYVAIGCQDGTIAYYQLIFSTVHGLYKDRYAFRDNMTDIIIQHLITEQKVRIKCRDLVKKIAIYKHRLAVQLPDKIVVYELYSNDSEDMHYKVREKINKKYDCNLLVVCSNHIVLCQERKLQCLSFQGAREREWTMESLIRYIKVIGGPAGREGLLVGLKNGQILKIFVDNAFPIALLKQNTAIRCLDLSSSRTKLAVVDENNTCLVYDLTSKDLLFQEPNANSVAWNTHCEDMLCFSGNGILNIKASNFPVHQQKLQGFVVGFSGSKIFCLHVYAMSSVEVPQSASMYQYLEKKLFKEAYNVACLGVTDGDWEALAHDALEGLDFVTAKKAFIRIRDLRYLELIHSIEERRKRGENDNMVFLADVYAYQGKFQEAAKLYKRAGQEQKALNMYTDLRMFDYAKEFIGSGDPLDKKMLISKQADWAKSSNEPKAAAEMYISAGEYIKAIDIIGDHGWADMLIDVARRLDKADRESLIKCATYLKNLEQYGYAAEVYNKMGDIKSLIKLHVEARHWDDAFTLVEKHTEYKNDVYIPYAQWLAENDRFEEAQQAFHKAGLQAEAVKVLEQLTHNAVMESRFSDAGYYFWKLSMQCLDIADQDSSKKEEMLHMFADFQRKAELYYVYHSIQRYTDEPFTSNLPEALFNMSRYLIHSDAMAFQAPHGVSKVATLYALAKQSKHLGAYKLARYAFEKMQSLRIPVRFQEAIDLGSISIRSKPFHDGEDLLPLCYRCSTTNPLLNNNGNQCINCRQPFVHSFVSFEVLPLVEFVLEDGISDVEAVQILDMSIPKPKKEFSSPWQETKMNNFQSLRIGDEPEGSDTDDPFTARLMTFEQGGSDFTPVVVNRAVLQTMNRGEVYILKWNKPLRYQYFKSLLPDVSITKCSYCNKMFHTDDFELQYLQKGYCPFCRSSCED from the exons ATGAGGGCTGTACCAACCTGGCTTGATCAAGTCCACGATAGGGAGAAAGTAGAACAATG catttggGATCTGTGTTTCAAACCAGACGGAAGCCAGGTTGTGGTCGCTGCTGGTAACCGGGTTCTGGTGTATGATGCAACAGATGGAACGCTCATTCAACCTCTGAAGGGACACAAAGATACAGTTTATTGTGTAACTTATGCCAGAGATGGAAAGCGTTTTGCTTCAGGCTCTGCTGACAAGAGCGTTATAATCTGGACAAGTAAACTGGAAGGAATCTTGAAATACAC ccATAATGATGCAATACAGTGTATGGCGTACAACCCAATCAGCCACCAGTTAGCCAGCTGTGCATGTACTGATTTTG GCCTTTGGTCACCTGAACAAAAGTCTGTAAACAAACACAAGGTTGGAGCACGGATAACAAGCTGCAGTTGGACAAATGATGGGCAGTACCTAGCCTTGGGATTGTTCACAGGGTTTGTGACCATCAGAAATAAG TCCGGGGAGGAGAAGGTGAAGATTGAGCGGCCTGGTGGTCCTGTATGGTCCATATCCTGGAACCCAAGCAA AGATGAGGCTTATGATGTTTTGGCAGTGGCAGATTGGGGACAGAAACTGTCGTTTTATCAGCTCTCTGGAAAGCAG ATTGGCAAAGACCGGGTGCTGGGGTGTGATCCTACCTGTGTGAACTGGTTTTCTAAAGGAGAGTATGTCGTTGTGGCAGGAAGTAACAAACAGTGCTGTTTGCATACCAAGGAGGGGGTTAGGCTGGGCACCATTGGAGACCAGAACTCTTGGGTGTGGTGTGCTGCTGTCAAGCCAGATTCCAACTATGTG GCTATTGGTTGCCAAGATGGGACAATTGCGTATTATCAGCTGATTTTCAGTACAGTCCATGGACTTTACAAAGACAGATATGCCTTCAGGGATAACATGACAGATATAATTATTCAGCATCTTATAACAGAacagaaag TGAGAATCAAGTGCAGAGATTTAGTGAAGAAAATTGCCATCTACAAGCACAGACTAGCG GTCCAACTGCCTGACAAAATTGTTGTGTATGAGCTATACTCTAATGACTCAGAAGACATGCATTACAAAGTGAGGGAGAAGATCAACAAGAAGTACGACTGTAATCTGCTGGTGGTATGCTCAAATCACATCGTACTTTGCCAG GAGAGGAAGTTGCAGTGTTTATCTTTCCAAGGAGCAAGAGAGCGAGAATGGACCATGGAGTCTCTGATTCGCTACATCAAAGTGATAGGTGGACCAGCTGGGCGTGAGGGACTGCTTGTGGGTCTCAAAAACGGACAG ATTCTGAAGATATTTGTAGACAATGCCTTCCCTATTGCTTTGttgaaacaaaacacagcaaTTAGGTGTCTAGACCTGAGCTCTAGCAGAACCAAGTTAGCAGTCGTAGATGAAAACAACACCTGTTTGGTTTACGATCTCACATCCAAGGATCTGCTCTTTCAG GAGCCAAATGCAAACAGTGTAGCATGGAATACTCACTGTGAAGACATGCTGTGCTTCTCTGGCAATGGAATTCTCAATATCAAGGCCAGCAATTTTCCGGTGCATCAGCAGAAGTTACAG GGCTTCGTTGTGGGATTTAGTGGCTCTAAAATATTCTGCTTGCACGTATACGCCATGTCTTCTGTTGAAGTTCCGCAGTCTGCTTCAATGTATCAGTACTTGGAGAAAAAACTCTTCAA AGAGGCGTACAATGTAGCCTGCCTAGGTGTGACAGATGGAGACTGGGAAGCCTTAGCTCACGATGCACTAGAGGGGCTAGACTTTGTTACAGCAAAGAAGGCTTTCATTCGCATCAGAGACCTGAGATATCTTGAGCTTATTCACTCCATTGAG GAGAGAAGAAAAAGGGGAGAAAACGACAACATGGTTTTCCTGGCTGATGTATATGCTTACCAAGGAAAGTTCCAAGAGGCAGCAAAACTCTACAAGAGAGCTGGACAGGAGCAGAAGGCTCTCAATATGTACACAGATCTACGTATGTTTGACTATGCAAAG GAGTTCATTGGCTCGGGTGATCCTTTGGATAAGAAGATGTTAATTTCAAAGCAAGCAGATTGGGCAAAGAGCAGCAATGAACCAAAGGCTGCTGCAGAAATGTACATATCAGCAGGAGAGTACATAAAGGCCATTGACATCATCGGAGACCATGGTTGGGCAGACAT GTTAATTGATGTTGCCCGTCGGCTGGATAAGGCTGACCGAGAGTCTCTAATAAAGTGTGCCACTTACCTGAAAAACTTAGAGCAGTATGGTTATGCAGCAGAAGTGTATAACAAAATGGGAGACATAAAGTCCCTCATAAAGCTTCATGTGGAGGCCAGGCATTGGGATGAT GCCTTCACTTTGGTAGAGAAGCATACTGAGTACAAGAATGATGTGTACATCCCATATGCTCAGTGGCTGGCAGAAAATGATCGCTTTGAGGAGGCTCAACAAG CATTCCACAAGGCAGGTCTTCAGGCAGAGGCTGTGAAGGTGCTGGAGCAGCTGACACACAACGCTGTGATGGAGAGTCGCTTCAGCGATGCAGGCTACTACTTCTGGAAGCTCTCTATGCAGTGCTTGGACATTGCTGATC AGGATTCGTCCAAGAAGGAAGAGATGCTACATATGTTTGCAGACTTCCAGCGGAAAGCAGAGTTGTATTATGTTTATCATTCCATACAGAGATACACA GATGAGCCCTTCACATCAAACCTCCCAGAGGCCCTCTTCAATATGTCCAGGTATCTCATTCACAGTGACGCCATGGCATTCCAAGCCCCTCATGGAGTGTCCAAAGT AGCTACATTGTATGCACTCGCCAAGCAGAGCAAACATCTGGGTGCCTACAAGCTGGCCAGGTATGCTTTTGAAAAAATGCAGTCACTAAGGATTCCAGTGAGGTTCCAGGAAGCCATTGACCTTGGGAGTATATCTATACGGTCCAAGCCTTTTCATGATGGTGAA GACTTGTTACCACTGTGTTACCGCTGCTCTACAACCAATCCACTTCTGAATAACAATGGCAATCAGTGCATCAACTGTAGACAGCCATTTGTGCACTCCTTTGTCTCATTTG AGGTGCTGCCGTTGGTTGAATTTGTCTTGGAAGATGGAATCTCTGATGTAGAAGCAGTTCAGATCCTGGATATGTCCATTCCTAAGCCCAAGAAAGAGTTTTCCTCGCCATGGCAGGAAACCAAAATGAACA ATTTTCAGTCCTTGAGAATTGGAGATGAACCAGAGGGGTCGGACACTGATGATCCTTTCACTGCTCGACTAATGACTTTTGAG CAGGGTGGATCTGATTTCACCCCGGTGGTCGTCAACAGAGCTGTCCTACAGACCATGAACAGGGGAGAAGTATACATCTTGAAGTGGAATAAGCCTTTGAGATACCAGTATTTCAAGTCTCTACTACCAGATGTTTCCATAACAAAGTGCTCATACTGTAATAAG ATGTTCCACACAGACGATTTTGAGCTGCAGTACTTGCAGAAGGGCTACTGTCCATTCTGTAGGAGTTCATGTGAAGATTGA